The Bicyclus anynana chromosome 4, ilBicAnyn1.1, whole genome shotgun sequence genome window below encodes:
- the LOC112058540 gene encoding 28S ribosomal protein S14, mitochondrial isoform X1: MNLNISNLGKFIWKSQTVPGFGFQQVRNKWANWLMIRDVKRRRMSAEHFLERTRINALRKNNVLPPEIRELADKEINKFELNATPMRINNRCVITSRPRGIVKEWRMSRIVWRHLADYNKLSGVQRAMWG, encoded by the exons atgAATCTAAACATTTCAAATCTTGGTAAATTTATATGGAAGTCACAAACCGTACCGGGCTTTGGG TTTCAACAAGTGAGAAATAAATGGGCCAACTGGTTAATGATTAGGGATGTGAAAAGGCGAAGGATGAGCGCTGAACATTTTCTGGAAAGGACCAGAATAAATGCATTGAGAAAAAACAATGTACTGCCACCAGAAATCAGAGAATTAGCAGATAAGGAAATCAACAAATTTGAATTAAACGCTACACCAATGAGGATCAATAATAGATGTGTTATAACCTCAAG gCCCCGCGGTATTGTCAAGGAATGGAGAATGAGCCGTATTGTGTGGAGGCATCTGGCTGATTACAACAAGCTCTCTGGAGTACAAAGAGCTATGTGGGGTTAG
- the LOC112058540 gene encoding 28S ribosomal protein S14, mitochondrial isoform X2, which translates to MELTSTSLQFQQVRNKWANWLMIRDVKRRRMSAEHFLERTRINALRKNNVLPPEIRELADKEINKFELNATPMRINNRCVITSRPRGIVKEWRMSRIVWRHLADYNKLSGVQRAMWG; encoded by the exons ATGGAACTTACGAGTACAAGTTTACAA TTTCAACAAGTGAGAAATAAATGGGCCAACTGGTTAATGATTAGGGATGTGAAAAGGCGAAGGATGAGCGCTGAACATTTTCTGGAAAGGACCAGAATAAATGCATTGAGAAAAAACAATGTACTGCCACCAGAAATCAGAGAATTAGCAGATAAGGAAATCAACAAATTTGAATTAAACGCTACACCAATGAGGATCAATAATAGATGTGTTATAACCTCAAG gCCCCGCGGTATTGTCAAGGAATGGAGAATGAGCCGTATTGTGTGGAGGCATCTGGCTGATTACAACAAGCTCTCTGGAGTACAAAGAGCTATGTGGGGTTAG
- the LOC112058566 gene encoding uncharacterized protein LOC112058566, whose amino-acid sequence MEFFGISLYGPQNYIKDQLNDNYHEPRSKAEVKPLMEKVINSSSLPIKLSRPDINTIRIVDIYIGRVDGFAYGSTQRFMKMKRKGVIKPVGPADMYRLPSTSSYEYGWWQHDPAITSSDWHVTSIRYPQPVSPYSRVLDVVKKNNKYATLF is encoded by the exons ATGGAATTTTTTGGAATATCTTTATATGGACCACAAAACTACATTAAAGACCAATTAAACGATAATTATCATGAACCTAGATCAAAAGCAGAAGTAAAACCTCTAATGGAAAAGGTTATTAATAGTTCTTCACTTCCGATTAAG ttatcaAGACCTGATATAAACACAATACGAATAGTTGACATATATATTGGCAGAGTAGATGGTTTCGCATATGGTTCAACTCAAAgattcatgaaaatgaaacgtAAGGGTGTTATAAAGCCCGTTGGCCCAGCAGATATGTATAGACTACCGTCGACTTCTTCGTATGAG TATGGATGGTGGCAACATGATCCAGCTATAACTAGTTCTGATTGGCATGTCACTTCTATCAGATACCCCCAACCTGTATCTCCATACAGTCGTGTTCTAgatgttgttaaaaaaaataataaatatgctaCCCTGTTTTGA
- the LOC112058557 gene encoding 60S ribosomal protein L10a isoform X1 produces the protein MSKVSRDTLYECVNAVLEQSKEKKRNFLETVELQIGLKNYDPQKDKRFSGTVKLKYIPRPKMQVCVLGDQQHCDEAKSLTVPCMDAEALKKLNKNKKLVKKLAKKYDAFLASESLIKQIPRLLGPGLNKAGKFPGLLSHQESMTQKIDEVKATIKFQMKKVLCLSVAVGHVDMTPDELAQNVHLSINFLVSLLKKHWQNVRSLHMKSTMGAPQRLY, from the exons AT GTCGAAGGTATCGCGTGATACGTTGTACGAATGCGTTAACGCAGTCCTAGAGCAATCTAAGGAGAAGAAACGTAATTTCCTGGAGACAGTTGAACTGCAAATCGGTCTGAAGAACTATGACCCGCAAAAGGACAAACGTTTCTCCGGCACCGTCAA GCTAAAGTACATCCCGAGGCCAAAAATGCAGGTGTGTGTGCTGGGTGATCAACAACATTGTGATGAAGCCAAGTCATTGACTGTCCCCTGTATGGACGCTGAAGCCTTGAAGAAACTTAACAAGAacaaaaaacttgtaaagaaactGGCCAAGAA GTATGATGCATTCCTCGCATCAGAGTCCCTCATCAAACAGATCCCACGTCTATTGGGCCCCGGTTTGAACAAGGCTGGCAAGTTCCCTGGTCTCCTGTCCCACCAGGAGTCCATGACACAAAAGATTGATGAGGTTAAGGCTACTATCAAGTTCCAGATGAAGAAG gtACTTTGCCTCTCAGTGGCAGTTGGCCATGTAGATATGACTCCAGATGAGCTTGCACAAAATGTACATTTGTCAATCAATTTCTTGGTGTCTCTGTTGAAGAAACACTGGCAGAATGTGCGCTCACTGCATATGAAATCTACCATGGGCGCACCCCAGAGATTGTACtaa
- the LOC112058557 gene encoding 60S ribosomal protein L10a isoform X3, protein MSKVSRDTLYECVNAVLEQSKEKKRNFLETVELQIGLKNYDPQKDKRFSGTVKLKYIPRPKMQVCVLGDQQHCDEAKSLTVPCMDAEALKKLNKNKKLVKKLAKKYDAFLASESLIKQIPRLLGPGLNKAGKFPGLLSHQESMTQKIDEVKATIKFQMKKVLCLSVAVGHVDMTPDELAQNVHLSINFLVSLLKKHWQNVRSLHMKSTMGAPQRLY, encoded by the exons GTCGAAGGTATCGCGTGATACGTTGTACGAATGCGTTAACGCAGTCCTAGAGCAATCTAAGGAGAAGAAACGTAATTTCCTGGAGACAGTTGAACTGCAAATCGGTCTGAAGAACTATGACCCGCAAAAGGACAAACGTTTCTCCGGCACCGTCAA GCTAAAGTACATCCCGAGGCCAAAAATGCAGGTGTGTGTGCTGGGTGATCAACAACATTGTGATGAAGCCAAGTCATTGACTGTCCCCTGTATGGACGCTGAAGCCTTGAAGAAACTTAACAAGAacaaaaaacttgtaaagaaactGGCCAAGAA GTATGATGCATTCCTCGCATCAGAGTCCCTCATCAAACAGATCCCACGTCTATTGGGCCCCGGTTTGAACAAGGCTGGCAAGTTCCCTGGTCTCCTGTCCCACCAGGAGTCCATGACACAAAAGATTGATGAGGTTAAGGCTACTATCAAGTTCCAGATGAAGAAG gtACTTTGCCTCTCAGTGGCAGTTGGCCATGTAGATATGACTCCAGATGAGCTTGCACAAAATGTACATTTGTCAATCAATTTCTTGGTGTCTCTGTTGAAGAAACACTGGCAGAATGTGCGCTCACTGCATATGAAATCTACCATGGGCGCACCCCAGAGATTGTACtaa
- the LOC112058576 gene encoding polyisoprenoid diphosphate/phosphate phosphohydrolase PLPP6 isoform X1 has protein sequence MNVLGETEEKRKVPTMLQKLLRYDSQATKKFVDMSHNITALRSLRIHSKFLEVSCHGIVWLAGWLSFIWLFNNKELYQLQVNVLIALLLDIVVIAILKAFVRRRRPVPMNKLLPGNPDKYSFPSGHASRAALIAFILICVDPISFIFYPPLLAWVGAVALSRVLAERHYFLDVFAGLGIGILEGLLMSLIWFSQSTAISIISTLSDEKKDGGEYHV, from the exons ATGAATGTG TTAGGGGAAACTGAGGAGAAGAGAAAAGTTCCGACAATGTTGCAGAAATTATTACGGTATGATAGCCAGGCTACAAAGAAATTTGTGGATATGTCCCATAACATAACTGCTTTGAGATCATTACGCATacattcaaaatttttagaG gTGTCGTGTCATGGTATAGTTTGGTTGGCGGGCTGGCTCAGCTTTATTTGGTTGTTCAACAACAAAGAATTGTATCAATTACAAGTCAATGTATTGAttg ccCTTCTTTTAGACATTGTAGTAATAGCAATCCTAAAAGCGTTTGTGAGAAGACGTCGTCCCGTTCCTATGAATAAACTACTTCCAGGGAAtcctgacaaatattcttttccaTCCGGCCATGCAAGTAGAGCGGCTCTGATTGCATTCATTTTGATCTGCGTAGATCCAATCTCATTTATATTCTACCCTCCTTTATTAGCATGGGTAGGAGCTGTGGCTCTCTCGCGAGTGTTGGCTGAGAGACATTACTTTTTAGATGTCTTTGCTGGACTGGGCATAGGAATATTGGAAGGGCTTTTGATGTCTTTAATCTGGTTCTCTCAAAGTACCGCCATTAGTATCATATCAACATTGTCAGATGAAAAAAAGGATGGGGGAGAGTACCATGTTTAG
- the LOC112058576 gene encoding polyisoprenoid diphosphate/phosphate phosphohydrolase PLPP6 isoform X2 codes for MLQKLLRYDSQATKKFVDMSHNITALRSLRIHSKFLEVSCHGIVWLAGWLSFIWLFNNKELYQLQVNVLIALLLDIVVIAILKAFVRRRRPVPMNKLLPGNPDKYSFPSGHASRAALIAFILICVDPISFIFYPPLLAWVGAVALSRVLAERHYFLDVFAGLGIGILEGLLMSLIWFSQSTAISIISTLSDEKKDGGEYHV; via the exons ATGTTGCAGAAATTATTACGGTATGATAGCCAGGCTACAAAGAAATTTGTGGATATGTCCCATAACATAACTGCTTTGAGATCATTACGCATacattcaaaatttttagaG gTGTCGTGTCATGGTATAGTTTGGTTGGCGGGCTGGCTCAGCTTTATTTGGTTGTTCAACAACAAAGAATTGTATCAATTACAAGTCAATGTATTGAttg ccCTTCTTTTAGACATTGTAGTAATAGCAATCCTAAAAGCGTTTGTGAGAAGACGTCGTCCCGTTCCTATGAATAAACTACTTCCAGGGAAtcctgacaaatattcttttccaTCCGGCCATGCAAGTAGAGCGGCTCTGATTGCATTCATTTTGATCTGCGTAGATCCAATCTCATTTATATTCTACCCTCCTTTATTAGCATGGGTAGGAGCTGTGGCTCTCTCGCGAGTGTTGGCTGAGAGACATTACTTTTTAGATGTCTTTGCTGGACTGGGCATAGGAATATTGGAAGGGCTTTTGATGTCTTTAATCTGGTTCTCTCAAAGTACCGCCATTAGTATCATATCAACATTGTCAGATGAAAAAAAGGATGGGGGAGAGTACCATGTTTAG
- the LOC112058600 gene encoding single-pass membrane and coiled-coil domain-containing protein 4, which produces MRKLKGTVKETARQKRERKQEFAKMRQQIHTIVLPTFAVIFLLICIYVYFKTRPSAMQYA; this is translated from the coding sequence ATGAGGAAGCTAAAAGGAACAGTAAAGGAAACCGCGCGACAAAAACGCGAAAGGAAACAGGAGTTCGCCAAAATGCGTCAACAAATACATACGATTGTTTTGCCGACTTTCGCAGTTATTTTTCTCTTGATATGTATCTACGTTTACTTCAAAACGAGACCCTCTGCGATGCAATATGCATAA
- the LOC112058612 gene encoding thiamine transporter 2: MEDWIKVTLILCLFGTLREIRPSEPFVTEFLSGKWRNITEEQLNQDVYPVGTYSYLGLLVLVFLITDFLRFKPVIILSGLSGISVYAVLLWTASIEWVQVSQFLYGLYMATEVAYLTYIYAKVDPDKYPRVSSYTRIAALTGRFLSGVSSQLLTHFHVMNYQDLNYITLAAQVLATFWAFWLPPVPYGIYFHRRTRSSLQLDIAHTDKQTPPSTPSHKRSIRKGVTDAAFLITRHARSAYTRPKVLAWSALYAVVLALFVLAQTNMQILWKQVQEESDAAVAYNGAVEAILTLLGAFGAFLASYWSRAALPAPTAAVQGVAMFVGTYITNIFASYFGYIVMGMLFHYIITLASAKIASQLSDESCFGLIFGINTLMGTALQSVLTLVLIQSLKLPITSQYFIISGLFLLLASAWMLGWMLHSYRKNKSINITNQYG, from the exons ATGGAAGATTGGATAAAAGTAACTCTAATACTATGTTTATTTGGAACACTACGAGAGATTCGACCGTCGGAACCATTTGTTACTGAATTTCTTTCCGGAAAATGGCGCAATATTACTGAGGAGCAACTGAACCAAGATGTATATCCTGTGGGAACATACTCATACTTGGGACTGCTGGTTCTGGTTTTTCTGATCACAGATTTTCTTCGATTCAAACCTGTTATTATACTGTCAG GTCTGAGCGGAATATCAGTTTATGCTGTGCTGCTCTGGACTGCAAGTATAGAATGGGTGCAGGTGTCGCAGTTTCTCTATGGCCTGTATATGGCCACTGAAGTCGCATACTTAACATACATATACGCAAAG GTAGATCCGGACAAGTATCCGCGAGTGTCCTCCTACACCCGGATAGCGGCGTTGACCGGACGGTTTCTGTCCGGCGTCAGTTCGCAGTTACTCACACATTTCCATGTGATGAACTATCAGGATCTCAATTATATTACTTTAGCTG CTCAAGTGTTGGCAACCTTCTGGGCGTTTTGGCTGCCTCCAGTTCCATACGGGATATACTTCCATCGGCGCACGCGATCCTCCTTGCAGCTCGACATCGCGCACACGGACAAACAGACGCCTCCATCTACTCCTAGCCATAAG CGCAGTATACGTAAGGGCGTAACAGACGCGGCGTTTTTAATAACGCGCCACGCGCGGTCGGCGTACACTCGGCCCAAGGTGCTGGCGTGGTCAGCGCTGTACGCCGTCGTGTTGGCGCTGTTCGTGCTCGCGCAGACCAACATGCAGATACTGTGGAAGCAGGTGCAGGAAGAGAGTGACGCGGCG GTAGCGTACAACGGAGCGGTGGAAGCCATACTAACGCTTCTGGGCGCGTTCGGTGCCTTCTTAGCGTCCTACTGGAGCAGGGCGGCGCTGCCCGCGCCCACGGCGGCCGTGCAGGGCGTGGCCATGTTCGTGGGCACCTACATCACTAACATATTCGCCTCTTACTTCGGATACATTGTCATGGGCATGCTGTTCCACTACATTATCACTTTAGCCAG TGCGAAAATAGCCAGTCAACTGTCAGATGAGAGCTGCTTCGGGCTCATATTCGGCATCAACACACTGATGGGCACGGCACTGCAGTCAGTCCTCACACTCGTACTGATCCAGTCGCTGAAGCTGCCCATCACATCCCAGTACTTCATCATCAGCGGCCTGTTCCTCTTGCTGGCTTCGGCGTGGATGCTGGGCTGGATGCTGCACTCGTACAGGAAGAATAAGAGTATTAATATTACCAACCAGTATggataa